A stretch of Ignavibacteria bacterium DNA encodes these proteins:
- a CDS encoding AI-2E family transporter produces MEQHQVRTDLRLLTWFAGILAFVVVVGVAKTLSELILPVFVSFLVARFLRPYVTKVHKRGVPHGLSILLVSFACAAIAGGIAVVLGYCGVQVAEVLPGYAPRIADSIHSLQDAAAGLMAKIGGSSAAISEPSRFLDAQKIIAIATGALGSTVSMLSTGFMIFILVLMILASGDSFSNAVLAAYGEERHKRIMDVVHATDDKMRQFLVSKSLVNLLSGAMVAIVGLAFGLDLAIVFGVLTFFLTFVPAIGGIVALLLPVGLASLQFGGGGLLIGIIVCLLLGNVIIERVVEPRIMGKSLDLSPVIVILAFLFFTWLWGAVGAILAVPVTAMVKVLCESIPKLRPVAVLLREH; encoded by the coding sequence ATGGAACAGCACCAGGTACGCACCGACCTCCGTCTCCTCACGTGGTTCGCAGGGATCCTTGCCTTTGTTGTTGTGGTTGGCGTTGCAAAAACGCTTAGCGAGCTCATCCTTCCGGTCTTTGTGAGCTTCCTTGTTGCTCGCTTCTTGCGTCCATACGTTACCAAGGTGCACAAGAGAGGTGTCCCCCACGGACTTTCCATTCTTCTCGTTTCGTTCGCATGCGCAGCCATTGCCGGCGGTATCGCTGTGGTCCTTGGCTACTGCGGCGTGCAGGTGGCAGAGGTCCTGCCTGGCTATGCTCCGCGTATTGCGGATTCGATCCATTCTTTGCAAGATGCCGCTGCCGGACTCATGGCCAAGATCGGTGGCTCATCAGCAGCCATCAGCGAGCCATCACGATTCCTCGACGCTCAAAAGATCATCGCCATTGCCACCGGAGCACTCGGTTCAACGGTCTCGATGCTATCCACTGGCTTCATGATCTTCATTCTTGTACTGATGATCCTTGCCTCGGGTGATTCGTTCAGTAATGCTGTATTGGCGGCGTATGGCGAAGAGCGGCACAAGCGGATCATGGATGTTGTTCATGCAACGGACGACAAAATGCGTCAGTTCCTCGTCTCGAAATCTCTCGTGAATCTACTTTCAGGAGCAATGGTGGCCATTGTGGGACTCGCCTTTGGACTTGATCTTGCGATCGTGTTTGGCGTGCTCACATTCTTCCTGACGTTTGTTCCGGCCATCGGCGGGATTGTTGCACTGTTGTTACCAGTTGGCTTGGCATCTCTGCAATTCGGCGGCGGTGGTTTACTCATTGGGATCATCGTATGCCTTCTGCTGGGCAACGTGATCATTGAGCGAGTCGTAGAGCCCCGTATCATGGGCAAGAGCCTTGATCTCTCGCCGGTGATCGTGATCCTCGCCTTCCTCTTCTTTACGTGGCTCTGGGGAGCTGTAGGTGCAATCCTTGCCGTGCCGGTTACGGCTATGGTCAAGGTGCTGTGTGAATCGATCCCAAAACTTCGTCCCGTAGCTGTGCTCCTACGGGAGCACTAA
- a CDS encoding excinuclease ABC subunit C, whose protein sequence is MDNDRPLLSEALETKIAGLPTKPGVYLHKDAEGQIIYVGKAKSLRNRVRSYFQEGRPVDAKTKALVRKIADLEVIVTDTEVEALILENTLIKEHRPKYNILLKDDKSYPYIRITKEEYPRVFKTRRVVRDGSKYFGPYTDGTYLYSLLKTLRSIFPLRSCELALTDATIDAGRWKVCLDYHIKKCDGPCEGHIDRERYNEYIRQAQQVLNGRTKDLERQLEDRMMQLADDLRFEDAAVVRGRLDRLREYTSKQKVLATDDTDRDVFALSRAEGTACTVVFTIRDGKLIGKRHYFIGGSRDRSDSEILRTTIERWYLEAEHFPDEVLIQTEIEDVDVLAEYLREQRGKNVEILVPKIGDKRKLLAMAEMNADVLLRELLMQQAQKDQSMPRAILSLQQDLRMERMPRRIECFDNSHMQGTDYVSSMVVFVDGKPKKSEYRHFKLRTVEGNDDFEAMKEVITRRYSRALEEGTDLPDLVIIDGGKGQLSHAMEIFASLGLIGRFTVVGLAKRLEEVFVPGQSVPLYLAKTSASLRLLQQARDEAHRFAITYHRTLRDKRTLQTELTEIPGVGEASAQKLLSIIGSVERVRESTYEVLAEVVGKTMAKKVFDHYHAAERTT, encoded by the coding sequence ATGGACAATGATCGCCCCCTCCTTTCCGAGGCCCTGGAAACAAAGATCGCAGGGCTCCCCACCAAACCCGGCGTATACCTGCATAAAGATGCAGAGGGGCAGATCATCTATGTGGGAAAGGCAAAAAGCCTGCGAAACCGCGTCCGGTCCTATTTCCAAGAGGGACGTCCGGTAGACGCTAAAACCAAGGCACTCGTTCGAAAGATCGCCGACCTCGAGGTGATCGTAACAGACACGGAAGTAGAAGCGCTGATCCTTGAGAATACACTCATCAAGGAGCATCGGCCGAAGTACAACATCCTGCTCAAGGATGATAAGTCCTACCCCTATATCCGGATCACCAAGGAAGAGTATCCGCGAGTGTTCAAAACGCGACGGGTGGTGCGCGATGGAAGTAAGTACTTCGGACCGTATACAGACGGTACCTACCTCTATTCACTCCTCAAGACCCTGCGGTCGATCTTCCCATTACGATCTTGTGAGCTTGCACTAACGGATGCAACGATAGATGCCGGACGGTGGAAGGTCTGCCTTGATTACCACATCAAGAAATGTGATGGACCCTGCGAAGGTCACATCGATCGAGAACGGTACAACGAGTACATCCGTCAGGCACAACAGGTTCTGAACGGGCGCACCAAGGATCTGGAACGTCAGCTCGAAGATCGCATGATGCAATTGGCAGATGATCTACGATTTGAAGATGCTGCAGTTGTAAGGGGGCGCCTCGACCGATTACGGGAATACACATCGAAACAGAAGGTCCTTGCTACCGACGATACAGATCGAGACGTTTTTGCGCTTTCACGTGCAGAGGGTACGGCATGCACCGTTGTATTTACAATACGCGATGGGAAGCTCATTGGGAAACGGCACTATTTCATTGGAGGGTCGCGGGATCGGTCCGATTCTGAGATCTTGAGGACCACTATCGAGCGTTGGTACCTCGAAGCAGAACACTTCCCAGACGAAGTGCTCATCCAGACCGAGATCGAGGATGTGGACGTTTTAGCCGAGTATCTTCGGGAGCAGCGTGGGAAGAACGTTGAGATCCTCGTGCCGAAGATCGGAGACAAACGAAAATTGCTTGCAATGGCAGAGATGAATGCAGATGTGTTGCTTCGAGAGTTACTCATGCAGCAGGCGCAGAAGGATCAGTCGATGCCACGTGCGATCCTGTCCCTGCAGCAGGACCTGAGAATGGAGCGAATGCCGCGCAGAATAGAATGTTTCGACAACTCTCACATGCAAGGAACCGATTATGTCTCATCCATGGTGGTATTCGTGGATGGTAAACCAAAGAAGTCTGAGTACCGACACTTCAAGCTTCGTACAGTGGAAGGCAATGACGACTTTGAGGCGATGAAGGAAGTGATCACGAGGCGCTATAGCAGAGCGCTCGAAGAGGGAACAGATCTTCCGGACCTCGTGATCATCGATGGAGGGAAGGGGCAACTCTCTCACGCTATGGAGATCTTTGCCTCACTCGGATTGATAGGAAGATTCACGGTTGTCGGCCTTGCAAAACGTTTGGAAGAAGTCTTCGTGCCCGGGCAGTCCGTGCCACTGTATCTCGCAAAAACATCGGCGAGTTTGCGACTCCTGCAGCAAGCGCGCGATGAAGCACACCGTTTTGCGATCACGTATCACAGAACTTTGAGAGACAAGCGAACATTACAGACCGAACTCACAGAGATCCCGGGTGTTGGTGAGGCTTCCGCCCAAAAGCTTCTGTCGATCATTGGGTCGGTTGAACGAGTTCGCGAATCGACATACGAAGTCCTTGCAGAAGTAGTCGGCAAGACGATGGCAAAGAAGGTCTTCGATCATTACCATGCTGCGGAGAGAACTACGTGA
- a CDS encoding alpha-amylase, giving the protein MTPLILRLINTLEEQEQATWHPYTVPGAWVGAHTPVTFSSGASYLLHQLRRLDAIRRKRDQKATWSLDRAVAYNAMVRQATSYDHGPGTDKDGWRSTGTFLKLLGLIPYLHSLDVDTLVLLPITEIGAIGRKGQLGSPYAVKHPFRLDPQLAEPCIDMSVDDQARVFIEICHLLGMKVVLETVLRTVSIDSEYVQGHPNWFYWVDESKLGSIESFRSPTFTADELRTMHEKVEGGDFTHLPEPSEAYRTLFDVMPMKVTKDEHGWKGIGPQGKILRIPGAFADWPPDDPQPAWSDVTYLRLHDHPAYRYMAYNTIRMFERDLDRSDYRQTSLWNTIAGIIPHYIRMFGIDGAMIDMGHALPRDLRSRIVSESTALKADFMLFEENFHITEVSRSTGYDAVIGYLPFDAHDPQKLSRFIDRVSANDIPIRYLATPESHNTPRAAERLPQRAGAALWLFLRFLPRGVSFLHAGVELNETRPVNTGLGFTPEEIAKNPTSMLALFNDVPLPWDTGVVHAEWLIEKLRQLQAMDVLSVLRDDDGVQRVDVDDPDVVAYVRHGSGSRRGILVVVNIKESARTIRIQISRTPGLLFAAPTKGVHVHAGEISIDIGGSDVVVIPTLHRVTSA; this is encoded by the coding sequence GTGACGCCGCTGATCCTCAGATTGATCAACACTCTTGAAGAACAAGAACAAGCTACGTGGCATCCCTACACAGTGCCCGGAGCGTGGGTCGGAGCACACACGCCGGTGACATTCTCTTCCGGTGCGTCGTATCTCCTCCATCAATTGCGCCGGCTCGATGCCATACGACGGAAGAGAGATCAGAAAGCAACCTGGTCATTGGACCGTGCCGTTGCCTACAATGCGATGGTCCGACAAGCAACGTCGTATGATCATGGTCCAGGTACTGACAAGGATGGATGGCGCTCAACAGGAACCTTCCTCAAACTCCTTGGACTCATTCCATACCTACACTCGCTTGACGTGGATACGCTCGTTCTTCTTCCGATCACAGAGATCGGTGCCATTGGACGTAAGGGGCAACTTGGTTCTCCTTATGCCGTGAAGCATCCGTTTCGGTTGGATCCTCAACTGGCTGAACCGTGTATTGACATGTCCGTTGATGATCAGGCGCGTGTTTTTATCGAGATATGCCATTTGCTTGGTATGAAGGTGGTGTTGGAGACCGTTCTTCGTACTGTAAGCATCGATAGTGAATACGTACAAGGACATCCAAATTGGTTTTATTGGGTCGATGAGTCGAAGCTGGGATCGATCGAGTCATTCCGCTCACCTACGTTCACTGCCGATGAGTTGCGAACAATGCATGAGAAGGTAGAAGGGGGCGACTTCACGCATCTTCCTGAGCCGTCAGAAGCATATCGCACGTTGTTCGATGTAATGCCGATGAAGGTGACCAAGGATGAACACGGTTGGAAAGGTATCGGTCCCCAGGGCAAGATCCTTCGAATTCCCGGAGCATTTGCGGATTGGCCACCGGACGATCCACAGCCGGCATGGAGCGATGTAACCTATCTGCGTCTCCATGATCATCCAGCTTATCGCTACATGGCCTATAACACGATCCGGATGTTTGAACGTGATCTCGATCGATCGGACTATCGACAGACATCGTTGTGGAATACGATCGCCGGGATCATTCCGCATTACATCCGCATGTTCGGGATCGATGGTGCCATGATCGATATGGGGCATGCACTGCCAAGAGATCTGCGATCGCGGATCGTCTCCGAGAGTACGGCGTTAAAGGCCGACTTCATGCTCTTCGAAGAGAACTTCCATATCACGGAAGTTTCCCGCTCTACCGGGTACGACGCAGTGATCGGCTATTTGCCATTCGATGCACATGATCCGCAGAAACTGTCGCGGTTCATTGACAGAGTGTCAGCGAACGACATTCCGATCAGGTACCTTGCTACTCCTGAGTCCCACAATACCCCCCGTGCTGCCGAACGACTACCCCAACGAGCAGGAGCTGCGCTATGGCTCTTCCTTCGGTTCTTACCGAGGGGTGTCTCGTTTCTCCATGCCGGCGTAGAACTCAATGAGACACGGCCGGTAAACACCGGGTTAGGCTTCACCCCCGAAGAGATCGCAAAGAACCCTACGTCAATGCTTGCATTGTTCAATGATGTTCCGCTCCCATGGGATACAGGAGTTGTTCATGCTGAGTGGTTGATCGAGAAACTTCGTCAGTTACAGGCGATGGATGTACTCTCAGTACTTCGTGACGATGACGGCGTGCAACGGGTTGATGTTGACGACCCCGACGTTGTGGCATACGTCAGGCATGGGTCCGGAAGCCGACGAGGAATACTTGTTGTGGTCAACATCAAGGAGTCTGCTCGAACCATCCGCATTCAGATATCACGTACACCCGGACTCCTATTCGCAGCTCCGACCAAGGGCGTTCATGTGCATGCAGGGGAGATCTCGATAGACATTGGCGGATCAGACGTTGTGGTGATCCCAACCCTGCATCGGGTTACCAGCGCCTAA
- the rpmG gene encoding 50S ribosomal protein L33, whose protein sequence is MAKKGARVIITLECTEAKKEGKPASRYSTMKNKQNTTERLEIKKYNPYLKRHTVHKEIR, encoded by the coding sequence ATGGCCAAGAAGGGCGCACGCGTCATCATCACGCTAGAATGCACGGAAGCCAAAAAAGAAGGCAAGCCTGCATCGCGGTATTCAACGATGAAAAACAAGCAAAACACAACAGAACGCTTAGAGATCAAGAAGTACAATCCGTACCTCAAGCGCCACACTGTGCATAAGGAGATCCGCTAA
- a CDS encoding response regulator transcription factor, which yields MRILVIEDERKVASFIKRGLEEERYIVETAADGQSGLDLALNNVFDAIVLDVMLPKLDGYSVLKALRDEGNVTPVLMLTARGATEDRVQGLDLGADDYLSKPFHFEELAARLRSILRRSTSEKTTKLACGDLTLDLVTHFAYRDEKEIELTTKEYALLEYLMRNKDRILSRSMIMQHVWKHNFDPESNIIDVYVKRIRQKIERPGQGQLITSVRGVGYRMREGGSHEVEEEAGEV from the coding sequence ATGCGAATCCTTGTGATTGAAGACGAGCGTAAGGTTGCCAGCTTTATCAAGCGGGGCCTGGAAGAAGAACGCTATATCGTGGAGACGGCTGCGGACGGTCAGAGCGGCCTGGATCTGGCGTTGAATAATGTCTTTGACGCTATTGTGCTGGACGTGATGCTGCCCAAACTCGACGGGTATAGCGTCCTGAAGGCACTCCGCGACGAAGGCAACGTAACTCCGGTGCTGATGCTCACCGCTCGTGGTGCTACAGAAGACCGCGTGCAAGGTCTGGATCTCGGAGCTGACGACTACCTCTCCAAACCGTTCCATTTTGAGGAACTAGCCGCCAGACTTCGGTCGATCCTCCGTCGGTCAACATCCGAGAAGACCACGAAGCTTGCCTGCGGTGATCTCACACTCGATCTCGTAACGCATTTCGCCTATCGGGACGAAAAGGAGATCGAGCTCACCACAAAGGAATATGCGCTGCTCGAATATCTCATGCGGAACAAGGACCGGATCCTCTCTCGATCGATGATCATGCAGCACGTGTGGAAACACAATTTCGATCCCGAGTCCAATATCATCGATGTCTATGTGAAACGCATCCGTCAGAAGATCGAACGTCCGGGTCAGGGTCAGCTCATCACCAGCGTGCGCGGCGTAGGCTACCGCATGAGAGAAGGGGGCTCCCACGAAGTGGAAGAAGAGGCAGGTGAGGTATGA
- a CDS encoding MoxR family ATPase — protein MQQDTDVIHSIEEIAKELKDAAWFIGQRVINREEVIEQAFCALLTAEHALLQSRTGVGKSLLAEQIFSMFEGARLFRVQASKEQQPDTFFGGLDLEELKAGRIIHNTKGSLVESDFGFIDEIFDANDFTLRALLSLLNERRLLRGLQDVASPLHSVIAATNYLRVSEVTEALLDRFLFKAVILPDKDPFIQYQISQRYLVHGGRPAVPEKRIPLTRLQHMHRIITGRSDDFQIAITNELLYFTNIVIRHFEFLRNRQLSEHAKRGEGTDFYISPRTQAKSLDLLRALALLKGRTNVVHDDVSRLYFIFSTVGLPEEMALFKKAYTTVLNSLTASRGFDQVTILLDFTDLLREIKDDPKIMLEPLSRFAESPVRRTFLEWVKEKFGSEQPHEQNRKLLEQFLVDFVPVCDEVRELKNSVEKTLQQTMIIVERELQRIGS, from the coding sequence GTGCAGCAGGATACGGATGTGATTCACTCCATTGAGGAGATCGCCAAGGAGCTCAAGGATGCTGCTTGGTTCATTGGTCAACGCGTCATCAATCGGGAGGAAGTGATCGAGCAGGCCTTCTGTGCCCTCCTCACGGCCGAGCACGCCTTGCTTCAGAGCCGGACCGGCGTGGGCAAGTCCCTGCTGGCGGAGCAGATCTTCAGCATGTTTGAAGGGGCTCGCCTTTTTCGAGTCCAGGCCAGTAAGGAACAACAGCCGGACACATTCTTTGGAGGACTGGACCTCGAGGAACTCAAGGCAGGCCGCATCATTCACAATACGAAGGGTTCGCTCGTAGAAAGCGATTTTGGCTTCATCGACGAGATCTTTGATGCGAATGACTTCACCCTTCGTGCCCTCCTATCGCTTCTGAATGAACGTCGCCTGCTTCGTGGACTCCAGGATGTAGCGTCACCGCTTCATTCCGTGATCGCCGCTACAAACTATCTCCGCGTGAGCGAGGTAACGGAAGCACTCTTAGACCGATTCCTGTTCAAGGCCGTTATCCTGCCTGATAAGGATCCCTTCATTCAGTATCAGATCTCTCAGCGGTATCTCGTCCACGGCGGACGTCCGGCAGTACCTGAAAAGCGGATCCCCCTTACGCGACTGCAGCACATGCATCGCATCATCACTGGCCGTAGTGACGACTTCCAGATCGCGATCACCAACGAGTTGCTGTATTTCACGAACATTGTGATCCGTCACTTTGAGTTTCTTCGTAATCGGCAGCTCAGCGAACACGCAAAACGTGGTGAGGGAACAGACTTCTACATCTCCCCTCGGACCCAGGCAAAGTCTCTTGACCTCCTTCGTGCACTTGCTCTTCTCAAGGGGCGAACCAACGTCGTACATGACGATGTAAGCCGCCTGTACTTCATCTTCTCAACGGTTGGCCTGCCCGAAGAAATGGCTCTTTTCAAGAAGGCCTATACTACCGTTCTCAATTCATTGACGGCTTCGCGCGGGTTCGACCAAGTGACGATCCTTCTCGATTTCACGGACCTCCTTCGAGAGATCAAGGATGATCCGAAGATCATGCTGGAGCCCCTTTCTCGATTTGCTGAATCACCGGTCCGGCGCACGTTCTTGGAGTGGGTTAAGGAGAAGTTCGGCAGCGAACAGCCGCATGAACAGAACAGGAAGCTGCTCGAACAGTTCCTGGTGGACTTTGTGCCCGTGTGCGATGAAGTCCGCGAGTTGAAGAATTCTGTTGAAAAGACTCTTCAACAGACAATGATCATTGTAGAGCGAGAGCTCCAGCGCATAGGTTCGTAG
- a CDS encoding VWA domain-containing protein, which produces MIRSFFVCFVVLLTAGPLFGQSLDLHVRKATLDARDVLTVDLVQYAAGSDGRVALEPSMLTLTIDGKIVPITSVVCPEPPSPVELSSVLTIDISGSMVRGGPNITLARSAAYAWIRALSAGSDCAITAFDHKASLVSDFTSDTAALMKAIAALTPRGGTDYDAGLLTEEIGGLSMAATGRGKRVLIFLTDGIGTANTSYMIEQARLNGITVYCVSLGMSMPESLRTLSEESGGLWFENVTTVEQAEMAYRRIHADATSPLSCSAKAELPPSCSKERVLVLSSSKESIRRIIATPDSSVTQASIKPLSLRFEKGAPQQRISIRAGSMPLTLTGVKVTSLSPVRVMRGEVEIVFPIVIDALDSAMFTVVSEHRDSIYAVGRIQFSATPCPLPTVYTSSGKPVGRPLNRTIHVVYPNGGERIPAHAKQELRYDGVPADLPVRVEVSYDLGNTWTLISERATGHDIPWNAPSISSDSCLLRVSQVVPDEIRMQPVSVIRGVRIEQCTFIGDGTRLASAALVQKDARSAVDSLVRIRDANTGDVIHTFPGVRYAVVRNGTSILTWGLTGVLASYDLNTGKQQWTAEIAPSTQLITCSPNADGTIALVLGGWDDRPRVIDCVTGLTVARLPKNTRDIESGIISPDGSMVALCSRDSSISIYDARSGTLRQRLTGSTPTQFIKAAFSPSSTQIVATAANGTAVVWNVAEGLVQRVIAKRQYVNDNSYVTFLPDGSRVVLETGKDQTSIVDIASGENIVTMQRTLGVGGVMTAVCSRDGSRVALSSLGRVTVHETATGVMIYEMRQVDYNPSFSADGSRLALRTSESEAGVYEISPAILQADSSDASWAIFLTKAKLRNVRFSQLPVGESIDSVIRGGLVNGTLDTIRLDRLRIEGSEVRHFGLRTLPGAVIPPGDSIDIEYSFTPNLAGERAALIVAEVTGGVLRARISGPARGNILSAEAEFLNCGVLDVGESRDVVADGLIYNSGKTPVRIRSIKNVGPDASSFELLSESSFVVEPGEKRELLIRFSALREGRVTTRLAFDIEGYPETLYATVYGRGAIDTFRVALSDPTTFRGILLPTAVIPPKGTFTSGVYDVLGLTGGYSITDNVMATIGGVLPLPNRWFGASGYDASWSAAWSLGAKAGFVISPDIVVGGGYQLGQSYYDQDVSEKLESKITFNALWATAGWGNDDSRLNTYLGYAFKYHTTGYEGSYNADATIFGVGYDRRLGYHWKICGEVFFMRTMTFVPITVTARYFDAVQAFEFGLTVTGIAASGAEASSWPVIPMVSWVRRW; this is translated from the coding sequence ATGATCCGATCGTTTTTCGTCTGTTTCGTCGTCCTCCTTACTGCCGGACCGCTGTTCGGGCAATCTCTGGATCTTCATGTCCGCAAGGCCACCCTCGATGCAAGAGATGTTCTGACCGTAGATCTTGTTCAATATGCTGCAGGATCGGACGGACGTGTTGCACTAGAGCCTTCGATGCTCACACTCACCATTGATGGCAAGATCGTTCCGATCACATCTGTCGTATGTCCGGAACCACCATCGCCTGTTGAGCTGTCATCGGTACTCACGATCGACATCTCCGGATCAATGGTACGCGGTGGCCCAAACATCACATTGGCTCGTTCTGCGGCATATGCATGGATACGTGCACTCTCAGCAGGGTCTGATTGTGCTATCACGGCCTTTGATCACAAGGCATCATTGGTGTCCGATTTTACGTCCGATACCGCCGCTTTAATGAAAGCAATTGCTGCACTCACACCGCGGGGAGGAACGGATTATGATGCCGGACTTCTTACCGAAGAGATCGGCGGATTGTCGATGGCTGCCACAGGTCGTGGCAAGCGTGTTCTCATCTTTCTCACCGACGGCATCGGTACGGCGAACACATCGTACATGATCGAACAAGCGCGGCTCAATGGGATCACTGTTTACTGTGTGTCGCTTGGCATGTCTATGCCAGAATCCTTACGAACACTCAGTGAAGAGTCCGGTGGTTTGTGGTTTGAGAATGTCACTACCGTTGAACAGGCAGAGATGGCCTATCGTCGCATCCACGCAGATGCTACATCGCCACTGAGCTGTTCAGCCAAAGCCGAGCTGCCGCCATCATGTTCTAAAGAACGTGTGCTTGTTCTGTCGAGCTCAAAGGAATCTATCAGACGGATCATTGCTACCCCAGATTCTTCCGTCACACAGGCATCGATCAAACCTCTTTCCCTTCGATTTGAGAAGGGGGCTCCTCAACAACGCATCTCGATACGCGCTGGATCAATGCCACTCACCCTTACTGGCGTCAAGGTCACATCTTTGTCACCCGTGCGAGTGATGAGAGGAGAAGTAGAGATCGTGTTTCCGATCGTGATCGACGCATTAGACTCTGCAATGTTCACCGTTGTGAGCGAACATCGAGACAGCATCTATGCAGTTGGACGCATTCAATTCTCGGCAACACCCTGCCCCTTACCCACTGTCTACACAAGCTCCGGAAAGCCCGTTGGGAGGCCTCTTAACCGAACGATCCATGTTGTATATCCGAATGGCGGTGAGCGAATTCCTGCGCATGCCAAACAGGAACTTCGTTATGACGGAGTACCGGCAGACTTACCCGTCCGTGTAGAGGTAAGCTATGATCTTGGGAACACCTGGACGCTTATTAGTGAACGGGCAACCGGACATGATATCCCTTGGAACGCACCATCGATCTCCAGCGATTCCTGTTTATTGCGTGTTTCGCAGGTGGTTCCTGATGAGATCCGCATGCAACCAGTTTCCGTTATTCGGGGCGTACGCATCGAGCAATGTACATTTATAGGCGATGGAACTAGGCTTGCATCTGCGGCACTGGTCCAGAAGGACGCACGTTCCGCTGTGGACAGCCTCGTTCGAATCAGGGATGCAAACACCGGTGACGTGATCCATACATTCCCCGGCGTCCGTTATGCAGTTGTTCGAAATGGTACATCGATCCTCACGTGGGGACTCACTGGTGTACTAGCGAGTTATGATCTGAACACCGGCAAACAACAATGGACGGCAGAGATAGCCCCTTCAACACAACTCATCACATGTTCACCGAATGCGGACGGTACAATAGCTCTCGTGCTTGGCGGTTGGGATGACCGACCACGTGTGATCGACTGTGTAACGGGGCTCACCGTTGCCCGACTTCCGAAGAATACACGAGACATCGAAAGTGGGATCATCTCTCCGGATGGATCCATGGTTGCCCTATGTAGCAGAGACTCCAGCATTTCGATCTATGATGCTCGAAGCGGGACCTTACGACAACGGCTTACGGGATCAACACCAACACAATTCATCAAAGCAGCATTTTCACCATCGAGCACGCAGATCGTGGCTACGGCTGCCAATGGTACTGCTGTTGTATGGAATGTGGCCGAAGGGCTGGTACAACGTGTGATCGCCAAGAGACAATACGTCAATGACAACTCTTATGTGACGTTTCTCCCCGACGGCTCTCGCGTTGTACTCGAGACCGGGAAAGATCAGACATCGATCGTTGATATTGCTTCAGGTGAAAACATTGTGACCATGCAACGGACGCTTGGTGTTGGCGGAGTGATGACGGCGGTCTGCTCCCGAGACGGTTCACGTGTAGCATTGTCGTCTTTGGGTCGTGTAACGGTTCACGAAACAGCCACGGGCGTGATGATCTACGAAATGCGACAGGTAGACTACAACCCTTCGTTCTCTGCAGACGGTTCGCGTCTTGCACTTCGAACCTCAGAGTCCGAGGCTGGCGTTTATGAGATCAGTCCGGCAATTCTTCAGGCAGACTCCAGTGACGCGAGCTGGGCCATCTTTCTCACCAAGGCCAAGCTTCGCAATGTGCGATTCAGTCAACTACCGGTTGGAGAATCGATTGACTCCGTGATCCGCGGTGGTCTTGTGAATGGCACTCTTGACACGATCCGCCTTGATCGTCTGAGGATCGAAGGTTCAGAAGTACGTCATTTTGGTCTACGAACACTTCCGGGAGCTGTGATCCCGCCCGGGGACAGTATCGATATTGAATACTCATTTACGCCGAATCTGGCTGGTGAACGTGCCGCGTTGATCGTGGCTGAGGTTACCGGCGGCGTTCTTCGCGCACGAATCAGTGGCCCGGCACGAGGGAACATTCTGTCAGCAGAGGCAGAATTCTTGAATTGCGGCGTGCTCGACGTAGGAGAATCGCGAGACGTGGTGGCTGATGGACTCATCTACAATAGCGGAAAGACTCCGGTACGCATCCGTTCGATCAAGAATGTTGGTCCCGATGCTTCGTCCTTTGAACTCCTAAGCGAATCGTCATTCGTTGTAGAACCAGGTGAAAAACGTGAACTCCTCATCCGATTCAGTGCCCTTCGTGAAGGTCGAGTAACGACTCGATTAGCATTCGACATCGAAGGATATCCGGAGACGCTTTATGCCACCGTCTATGGTCGGGGCGCTATCGATACCTTCCGCGTGGCTCTTTCAGACCCTACCACCTTCCGCGGCATTCTCCTTCCAACGGCCGTGATCCCTCCAAAGGGGACATTCACGAGCGGCGTATATGATGTTCTCGGTCTTACGGGCGGCTACAGCATCACGGACAACGTCATGGCCACCATCGGGGGCGTGTTGCCGTTGCCGAATCGATGGTTTGGCGCTTCAGGCTATGATGCCTCGTGGAGCGCAGCATGGTCGCTTGGTGCAAAGGCTGGCTTTGTAATTAGCCCCGATATCGTTGTTGGAGGGGGCTATCAACTCGGCCAAAGTTATTACGATCAAGATGTGTCTGAAAAGCTCGAATCGAAGATCACCTTCAATGCCTTATGGGCGACGGCTGGTTGGGGTAATGATGACAGTCGGCTGAACACATACCTCGGCTATGCGTTCAAGTATCACACCACAGGGTATGAAGGCTCCTACAATGCCGATGCTACGATCTTTGGTGTGGGATATGACCGACGACTGGGATATCACTGGAAGATCTGCGGAGAGGTGTTCTTCATGCGAACGATGACGTTCGTACCGATCACCGTCACGGCCCGATACTTTGATGCCGTTCAGGCGTTTGAGTTTGGATTAACGGTTACAGGAATTGCTGCAAGTGGCGCAGAAGCCTCATCATGGCCCGTTATTCCAATGGTGTCATGGGTTAGGCGCTGGTAA